The Symphalangus syndactylus isolate Jambi chromosome 23, NHGRI_mSymSyn1-v2.1_pri, whole genome shotgun sequence genome has a window encoding:
- the LOC129473460 gene encoding zinc finger protein with KRAB and SCAN domains 8 — MAEESRKPSAPSPPDQTPEEDLVIVKVEEDHGWDQESSLHENNPPGQELFRLRFRQLCYQETLGPREALIQLRALCHQWLRPDLNTKEQILELLVLEQFLTILPEELQTLVKEHQLENGEEVVTLLEDLERQIDILGRPVSAHIHGRRVLWEEVVHSASAPEPPNTQLQSEATLHKSPVPQESQEIAMSTSQSPTRSQKGSSGDQEMTATLLTAGFQTLEKIEDMAVSLIREEWLLDPSQKDLNRDNRPENFRNVFSLGGETRNENRELASKQVISTGIQPHGETAAKCNGDVIGGLEHGEARDLLGRLERQRGNPTQERRHKCDECGKSFAQSSGLVRHWRIHTGEKPYQCNVCGKAFSYRSALLSHQDIHNKVKRYHCKECGKAFSQNTGLILHQRIHTGEKPYQCNQCGKAFSQSAGLILHQRIHSGERPYECNECGKAFSHSSHLIGHQRIHTGEKPYECDECGKTFRRSSHLIGHQRSHTGEKPYKCNECGRAFSQKSGLIEHQRIHTGERPYKCKECGKAFNGNTGLIQHLRIHTGEKPYQCNECGKAFIQRSSLIRHQRIHSGEKSESIGI, encoded by the exons ATGGCTGAAGAATCAAGAAAGCCTTCAGCCCCATCCCCACCAGACCAGACTCCTGAAGAGGATCTTGTAATCGTCAAGGTAGAGGAGGATCATGGTTGGGACCAGGAATCTAGTCTGCATGAAAATAACCCTCCTGGCCAAGAACTGTTCCGCCTGCGCTTCAGGCAGTTATGCTACCAGGAGACACTAGGACCCCGAGAAGCTCTGATCCAACTACGGGCACTTTGCCATCAGTGGCTGAGGCCAGATTTGAACACCAAGGAGCAGATCCTGGAGCTGCTGGTGCTGGAGCAGTTCTTGACCATCCTACCTGAGGAGCTCCAGACTCTGGTTAAGGAACATCAGCTAGAGAACGGAGAGGAGGTGGTGACCCTATTAGAGGATTTGGAAAGGCAGATTGATATACTAGGACGACCA GTCTCAGCTCACATACATGGACGTAGGGTACTCTGGGAGGAGGTAGTACATTCAGCATCTGCACCAGAGCCTCCAAATACTCAGCTCCAATCTGAGGCAACCCTACATAAATCTCCAGTGCCCCAAGAGTCACAAGAGATAG CCATGTCTACTTCCCAGAGTCCTACTCGTTCCCAGAAAGGAAGTTCTGGAGACCAGGAAATGACAGCTACACTTCTCACAGCAGGGTTCCAG ACTTTGGAGAAGATTGAAGACATGGCTGTGTCCCTTATTCGAGAGGAGTGGCTTCTTGATCCATCACAGAAGGATCTGAATAGAGATAACAGGCCAGAAAATTTCAGAAACGTGTTCTCCCTGG gtGGTGAGACCAGGAATGAGAACAGGGAATTAGCTTCAAAACAGGTAATATCTACTGGAATCCAACCACATGGAGAGACAGCTGCCAAATGCAACGGGGATGTTATTGGGGGTCTTGAGCATGGAGAAGCCCGAGACCTTCTAGGCAGATTAGAGAGGCAGCGGGGAAATCCCACACAAGAGAGACGACATAAATGTGATGAATGTGGGAAAAGCTTTGCTCAGAGCTCAGGCCTTGTTCGCCACTGGAGAATCCACACTGGGGAGAAACCCTATCAGTGTAATGTGTGTGGTAAAGCCTTCAGTTACAGGTCGGCCCTTCTTTCACATCAGGATATCCACAACAAAGTAAAACGCTATCACTGTAAGGAGTGTGGCAAAGCCTTCAGTCAGAACACAGGCCTGATTCTGCACCAGAGAATCCACACTGGGGAGAAGCCATATCAGTGCAATCAGTGTGGGAAGGCTTTCAGTCAGAGTGCGGGCCTTATTCTGCACCAGAGAATCCACAGTGGGGAGAGACCCTATGAATGTAATGAGTGTGGGAAAGCTTTCAGTCATAGCTCACACCTCATTGGACATCAGAGAATCCACACTGGGGAGAAGCCCTATGAGTGTGATGAGTGTGGGAAAACCTTCAGGCGGAGCTCACATCTTATTGGTCATCAGAGGAGCCACACTggggagaaaccctacaaatgcaATGAGTGTGGGAGGGCCTTCAGTCAGAAGTCAGGCCTTATTGAACATCAGAGAATCCACACTGGAGAAAGACCCtataaatgtaaagaatgtgggaaagctttCAATGGGAACACTGGTCTCATTCAACACCTGAGAATTCACACAGGGGAGAAGCCCTACCAATGTAAtgagtgtgggaaagcctttattCAGAGGTCGAGTCTTATTCGACATCAGAGAATCCACAGTGGTGAAAAATCTGAATCCATAGGCATTTAG